AGTATAGGAAAATCCAGAAACAGTCACTTAGTAAACTGAGCCACTAAGAAACATGTGGACACATACTAGAGACTGATTTAATAAAGACATTTTTTTTAtatcctcccagacacaaggaAAATCCACAAAGTGGTAAGAACATGTGGACATctaagaatatgtggacatctataagtacctaggtgtctggctagactgtaaactctccttccagactcatatcaaacatctccaatcgaaaatcaaatctagagtcggctttctattccgcaacaaagcctccttcactcacgccaccaaacttaccctagtaaaactgactatcctaccgatcctcgacttcggcgacgtcatctacaaaatagcttccaacactctactcagcaaactggatgcagtttatcacagtgccatccgttttgtcactaaagcaccttataccacccaccactgcgacttgtatgctctagtcggctggccctcgctacatattcgtcgccagacccactggttccaggtcatctacaagtccatgctaggtaaagctccgccttatctcagttcactggtcacgatggcaacacccacccgtagcacgcgctccagcaggtgtatctcactgatcatccctaaagccaacacctcatttggctgcctttcgttccagttctctgctgcctgtgactggaacgaattgcaaaaatcgctgaagttggagacttttatctccctcaccaacttcaaacatctgctatctgagcagctaaccgatcgctgcagctgtacatagtcttatcggtaaatcgcccacccaattttacctacctcatccccatactgtttttatttatttacttttctgctcttttgcacaccagtatctatACCTGCActtgaccatctgatcatttatcactccagtgttaatctgcaaaattgtaattatttgcctccctcctcatgccttttgaccacacaatgtatatagactcttttttttcctactgtgttattgacttgttaattgtttactccatgtgtaactctgtgttgtctgttcacactgctatgctttatcttggccaggtcgcagttgcaattgagaacttgttctcaactagcctacctggttaaataaaggtgttctcaactagcctacctggttaaataaaggtgttctcaactagcctacctggttaaataaaggtgttctcaactagcctacctggttaaataaaggtgttctcaactagcctacctggttaaataaaggtgaaataaaaaataaataaaaaaaacagcagGGGAAAAAACAAACCTCAAAAGAATAATCAAAAATAAACCAGAACAAAACCAAAGTACCTCAAGAAACTCCAACTAGAGAAACAAGCGTTCACAGCatggctgggtgctaacatacaaacacagagcaaagaactgaggaaaactaagggtttaaatacaatcaagcGAAacaaggcacaggtgcaaataataactgggaacaagggaaaacaaaagggtcaaaaagcacaatgggggcatctagtggccaaaaccggaacaaccctggccaaatcctgacagagacaaagggagagagactcagagagagagagagagagagagagagagagagagaatatcctgaggagagagagagagagagagagagagaatatcctgGGTCCCAGGAGAGACCCTATTctgacccagtctctcctcaTTACGAGATCCAATCTCCTCATTACGAGAATATCCTGGGTCCCAGGAGACCCTATTCTGACCCAATCTCTCCTCATTCTGGACTACAGACAGTCAGTTAATAACCTGGGTCCCAGGAGACTAAGACCCTATTctgacccagtctctcctcaTTACGGACTACAGTTAATAACCTGGGTCCCAGGAGACTAAGACTCACCCAGTTATTACGGACTACAGTTAATAACCTGGGTCCCATTctgacccagtctctcctcaTTACGAGACTAAGACTCTATTctgacccagtctctcctcaTTACGGACTACAGTTAATATCCTGGGTCCCAGGAGACTAAGACTctgacccagtctctcctcaTTACGGACTACAGTTAATAACCTGGGTCCCAGGAGACTAAGACCCTATTCTAGCTCAGCCTTGGATCAATTAACCAAATCTTTATTTCTCTTGTCTTCTATTGCTTGCTCatttgctctctcctctctccctctactcactctctgtctttctttctgtctttctctctcaccagcCTGTGATGTCTttcaagcattttgctacacccgcaataatatAGTATTTGATTTAATAAACTTTCACATTTGATTTGAGTCTAGAGTTggtgtaatgtatctctgtaaaaaactaaaatatattttcatattcGTTCTGCTATATCCATCCAGTGAAATGTCGGTAGGCAAGTTTGTAAACACTGGAAAAAAAATACTTTAGATGATGCAGGACAGGCCTAGATACAGCGAaatataactaacccaagatagttCATCTGTGCCGTTTACAGTGCGAGCAAATAAAgaagtgggcagaacaagcaaggtggTTAAAGCCAAGCAAGAGcgagcgagatcctattggcgcgttgtagcgtgtatttgcatatttccattagggaacgcctactctgtgaaCTGCGCTTGTGCACAAATGCAATTCGACCTTGCACACTTTCTAAACATTTTCATTTAAATATTTGGAGAATCGTCAAGTCTTTAACACTTACTTCACTgtgtttgtaacatattgtagTTTAGGGAACATAAAAATATATTGAGGTgaaatgtttcatcgatgagaaaaGTAGCAGAACGTCTGCCCAGTTTCACGTCGTTCCGTCCTCTCCCACTCATATACCCACGACTGAACTACCATTTGGTGGTGAGAAAACGTTCAAAATCTAAACGGATGCTTCAGCTTTATAGGCCCTGTGACATGTCTGGGTTACTCCTTCTGTCTGTGCTTACGTGTAGTGATGTCCtatgtttttgttgttattgttgtgttGTAATTTGAAATGtactttttttatatacattaaaAAAAGCTTACGGTATgtgacttatatatatatatatatatacactagatgattttaagggtgtgtgtgttgaagcCATTGAACCTCCATCTTGGCATTCCCCCACAGTTGTAATTGTATTTTGGAATCTTTAGAAAAGCATTTATTccattacagacaccttaatgcatacgtTCAAATTAAATCATGTGAGCTAATCATACAAataaaaaatggagaaaaaacaacaacatttcccttaaagtatatatttttttgatgaCTAATGATACTGTcccaactacaacaacaaaaagtattaaatacatgtaattttgtcctttaTTTATAAATACTGTAGATCTCCATTCATTCTTGTGGAGGACTGGGCCGTACCGGGGAGTTCCAATATGGCCGACCGTTGGTTTCAAAGGCTGACAATGGCAAAAAAATACCCtcgcaatccagggtttatatacattgtTGGTTACAGTGTAATTTACAGGAACCAACTCAGTACTGCCGACCACATCAGCTACCCGGAAAACTAACGCCCTCACGAGCAGCACAGACAGGTAGAGTTCGTTTTCTGAGAGCTGAAGTGTGTACCTGATAAACACGACAATGGCTAAACTTAATAGCTGTTTCCAACGCCTTTTTGTCTTCTTCAACCTGCTGTTTGCGGTAAGTTAGCAACTCTttatttgtaaataaaagtaGGAACATGTGATTAACTCAGTAGGCGATACTTTAAGGTTACTTTCGATTGTAATCAACTGCGCAGTAAAACAACAAGTTCGTGTATCTTCTTCACCAAACACTTCTGCCCATAAAAGTTAGTTTCAAAATGTTTGTAGCCTGTCTGTGTGAAATTATATGGTTTCTATCCACTTTCCTAcgtgtctctccatgttgtataaTCCAACTTCACATCCGGTTAAATATGGCTTTAAAGACGTGTTTTATTACATTATGTTATTTGATAGTGAATGGGATGTTTTTCTTTAGATCGTTGGAGGTGTGATTATCGGCCTGGGACTTCTGGGTCAATTCGTCTACAATGACAGCACTTCAGAGGTAAAATGGGATCTAGCTCTGGTCCGTGGCGTTACATGCGGTTTGAGCGtcgaagaagtttaaagccgcaCACGTAACACCCTAGACAAGAGCTAAATGGGCTCAAAGTTCAAATTACATCCAAACTGAATTTTACGAATAAATATATATGGATATTGAATGAATTCTTACCAAAGATAATTCATTTTGATTATATAATTTCTCTATTTTGAAAAAACAAAAGTGGAAACATACAGTTACTCATAAGCATTAAACGCTTCAGCATCTGAAAAACTGGTACATGTGTCAACAGTTTATGTAGTAGACGATAACTATACTTCCTTATTGGTTAGCTATATATGCACAAAGTGAACTCTCGTGTGCAAAGTCAATGTTCCTAAAGTACTGTCCTATACAAGAATTATAGGTCTACCGtgcaataataaaaaataaaaaataaagtgatTTTTGCCTATTAGGAGCATAGGCATTGCTTTGTTAGTTGTTAGGACTTTTAAACCTGCCATTAAAAAAAGACATCTGACTAAAAACGTGTCCAGAAACCCAGAAGTAAcgtgggctattgtgatgtcataatggggCACTGAGACACACCATGGATGTTGTATTGTTTTTCAGTTGGAGAACCAGACCAAAGGGTTTCTGGTGATGTATCTGGTAGGAGGCGTCACCATGGCCATGTCTCTGCTCGGGGCGTACGgagcacacagagagaagagaattCCCCTGATCGTGGTGAGGGGTTCTACTGCAACGAGCTGAGTTCACATTCAAACAGACAACTACGAccatagagacagaacaataTACAATGTCACGGTTTCCCAGACACAAATTAACCCCAGTTATGGACTAAAAACTGGTTTTCAATGAAGATGCCTACTTGAGCTTTGCTTTTTAGTCcagaactagacccagtctgtgtctgggaaaccccCCTGATATCCTGTTTTATAGCGTATTACGACATTGGGTTAGGAAAGACACTTACCGTTTCCTAACCTGTTTTGTTCAACGATTCACTGAGTCACACAGTAACTTTATTGGACAGAAAATtgtttaattctctctctctttcactttctctctctagttTCTGGTGGCCTGTTTTATTGGCTGCTTCGGCCTCCTGCGTCTGGCGGTGCCTACAGCCATGTACCGTTCTGAGGTATTGTTGGTTAATAATGTGTTATACTGTCCTGTAATGCTGATGTGTTATACTGGTAGACAGGCCTACAGCCAGTGGTACTGATGTGTTATACTAGTAGACAGGCCTACAGCCAGTGGTACTGATGTGTTATACTGGTAGACAGGCCTACAGCCAGTGGTACTGATGTGTTATACTAGTAGACAGGCCTACAGCCAGTGGTACTGATGTGTTATACTGGTAGACAGGActacagccagtgtgtgtgtgtgtgtgtgagtgtgtgtgtgtgtgtgaattctgTCAAGGCCAGTGTTGACACCAGTGGTTGTTGTGTTTGTTTTGCAGATGAAGCAGATCATGGAGGCGAAGTTCCGTGAGGCCCTGCCTCTGAACGAAGCCTCCCCTGATGTTAGACAGTTCACTGAGAGGATTCAGCTGAATGTACAGGGACATTTCCATCAATCATTTCACCACAATATACTTGACATGTCCATAACATTCATTATATCAATGGATCCCGCTTGGGCTCTATTCTGTCTTTTTCATGAATCATCAGCTGGAAATATTTCACTACGGTTTACAATAATATCATTCATTATATACTTTATAGTTTTGAGAAGTTACATTCTAGTTTCGTGTACAACATGTGCCTCAGTAATGTTAACTTCCTGTAACAACATACTGTAGTGTTCACTTGATCCCTATCCTTGACCAATGAGTCTACTGTCCTCCCAAACCCCAGAAATGAAGTGTTCCTTCCAAATAGGTCCAGACACTGCTGGGCATAACAGCCTTGTTCTGTTGACTCTAACCAGCAGTAATGAGGAAGAGGTTGACCTCGTGGTTCAACTAGTTTACTGTTCTCAACATGTCCTTTTGCCCGATacgctgactgactgtgtgtggttTTATTTAACAGTTGAAGTGCTGTGGGCTGTTCAGTTACACAGACTGGGGCAACAACGTCCCTGACTCCTGTCTCTGTCAGGGGGAGGAAGATGAGATGAAGGGTACATGCCTGAACATTCCATACCGGGTGAGTTCACATCAACTCTACATGACAGGACTGATGATGGAGCTTTATAGTCAAtagtctcctccccctccttcttctCAGTTCTTATGCACATAGGTTTACATCCTGGTCGACCACGAGACACCTTTTAACCCTTCAGTACATTATGTCTGTTAGAGACATTCATTAAGGGTTATGTCTGTTAGAGACATTCATTAAGGGTTATGTCTGTTAGAGACATTCATAAGGGTTATGTCTGTTAGAGACATTCATTAAGGGTTATGTCTGTTAGAGACATTCATTAAGGGTTATGTCTGTTAGAGACATTCATTAAGGGTTATGTCTGTTAGAGACATTCATTAAGGGTTATGTCTGTTAGAGACATTCATTCAGGGTTATGTCTGTTAGAGACATTCATTAAGGGTTATGTCTGTTAGAGACATTCATTAAGGGTTATGTCTGTTAGAGACATTCATTAAGGGTTATGTCTGTTAGAGACATTCATTAAGGGTTATGTCTGTTAGAGACATTCAT
The nucleotide sequence above comes from Oncorhynchus masou masou isolate Uvic2021 unplaced genomic scaffold, UVic_Omas_1.1 unplaced_scaffold_1329, whole genome shotgun sequence. Encoded proteins:
- the LOC135530385 gene encoding tetraspanin-8-like, translated to MAKLNSCFQRLFVFFNLLFAIVGGVIIGLGLLGQFVYNDSTSELENQTKGFLVMYLVGGVTMAMSLLGAYGAHREKRIPLIVFLVACFIGCFGLLRLAVPTAMYRSEMKQIMEAKFREALPLNEASPDVRQFTERIQLNLKCCGLFSYTDWGNNVPDSCLCQGEEDEMKGTCLNIPYRLLFLSEYRMTGHQKMIYKQTCFPILQGYLAKALDILLGVSFAFAALALLGAVMSAVLLAQLRSSTVAVPVVFSVSSHPSKFGFSSHPPKFGFSSHPPKYSELYNEPEKPEK